From a region of the Enterobacter cancerogenus genome:
- a CDS encoding DUF1479 domain-containing protein, giving the protein MTFTSEILPADHKAAIRQLKRELRAQIGDVQAVFDKLSDKIATRVAEINALKNKGESVWPVIPFADVKNGTITAEQRDAVKRRGCAVIKGHFPREQALAWDKSMLDYLDLNHFDDVYKGPGDNFFGTLTASRPEIYPIYWSQAQMQARQSEEMAQVQSFLNRLWTFESNGKRWFDPDVSVIYPDRIRRRPPGTTSRGLGAHTDSGALERWLLPAYQQVFARVFDGNVDQYDPWNAAHRTEVEEYTVDNTTKCSVFRTFQGWTALSDMIPGQGLLHVVPIPEAMAYILLRPLLDDVPEDELCGVAPGRVLPVSEKWHPLLIEALTSIPALEAGDSVWWHCDVIHSVAPVENQQGWGNVMYIPAAPMCEKNLAYAKKVKAALDTGASPGDFPREDYEQTWQDRFTLDDLNIHGKRALGMA; this is encoded by the coding sequence ATGACGTTTACCAGTGAAATTTTGCCTGCGGACCACAAAGCGGCGATCCGTCAGTTGAAACGCGAGTTACGCGCACAGATCGGTGACGTTCAGGCGGTGTTCGACAAGCTCAGCGACAAGATTGCCACCCGCGTGGCGGAAATTAACGCGCTGAAGAATAAAGGCGAAAGCGTCTGGCCGGTGATCCCGTTTGCGGATGTCAAAAACGGCACGATAACTGCGGAACAGCGCGACGCGGTAAAACGTCGCGGCTGTGCGGTGATCAAAGGTCATTTCCCGCGCGAGCAGGCGCTGGCGTGGGATAAATCGATGCTCGATTACCTCGATCTCAACCACTTTGACGACGTGTATAAAGGGCCGGGCGATAACTTCTTCGGGACCCTGACGGCCTCTCGCCCGGAGATTTACCCGATCTATTGGTCGCAGGCGCAAATGCAGGCGCGCCAGAGCGAGGAGATGGCCCAGGTACAGTCGTTCCTGAACCGTTTATGGACATTCGAGAGCAACGGCAAACGGTGGTTCGACCCGGACGTCAGCGTGATTTATCCGGACCGCATTCGCCGCCGCCCGCCGGGAACAACCTCGAGAGGATTGGGCGCCCACACCGATTCCGGCGCGCTGGAACGCTGGCTGCTTCCGGCCTATCAGCAGGTCTTCGCGCGGGTGTTTGACGGCAACGTCGATCAATACGATCCGTGGAACGCCGCGCACCGTACCGAGGTGGAAGAGTATACCGTGGATAACACCACCAAATGTTCAGTGTTCCGCACCTTCCAGGGCTGGACGGCGCTGTCGGACATGATCCCCGGTCAGGGTCTGCTGCACGTGGTGCCGATCCCGGAAGCGATGGCCTATATTCTGCTGCGTCCGCTGCTGGACGATGTCCCTGAGGACGAGCTGTGCGGCGTCGCGCCGGGACGCGTACTGCCGGTTTCAGAGAAGTGGCACCCGCTGCTTATCGAGGCGCTGACCAGCATTCCGGCGCTGGAAGCCGGAGATTCCGTCTGGTGGCACTGCGACGTGATCCACTCCGTTGCGCCGGTTGAAAACCAGCAGGGCTGGGGCAACGTGATGTATATCCCCGCCGCGCCGATGTGCGAGAAAAACCTCGCCTACGCGAAGAAGGTCAAAGCCGC